One part of the Suncus etruscus isolate mSunEtr1 chromosome 2, mSunEtr1.pri.cur, whole genome shotgun sequence genome encodes these proteins:
- the NPPC gene encoding C-type natriuretic peptide — MHLSQLLACALLLTLLALLPSDAKPGAPPKVSRTAPADGSVEPQVGGGGAKKGDKTPGGGAANLKGDRSRLLRDLRVDTKSRAAWVRLLSENPSGRKLKGNNKKGLSKGCFGLKLDRIGSMSGLGC; from the exons ATGCACCTCTCCCAGCTGCTGGCCTGCGCCCTGCTGCTCACGCTCCTCGCGCTCCTGCCCTCGGATGCCAAGCCCGGGGCGCCTCCGAAG GTCTCCCGAACTGCGCCCGCCGACGGGTCGGTGGAGCCCCAGGTTGGGGGTGGAGGCGCGAAGAAAGGCGACAAGACCCCGGGCGGCGGGGCTGCCAATCTCAAGGGCGACCGTTCGCGGCTGCTGCGGGACCTGCGCGTGGACACCAAGTCGCGTGCAGCCTGGGTGCGCCTCCTGAGCGAGAACCCCAGCGGGCGCAAACTCAAAGGCAACAACAAGAAGGGTTTGTCCAAGGGCTGCTTCGGCCTCAAGCTGGACCGCATCGGGTCCATGAGCGGCCTGGGATGTTAG